Proteins found in one Candidatus Eisenbacteria bacterium genomic segment:
- a CDS encoding acetyl-CoA C-acetyltransferase, giving the protein MSANGKDIVIVSGARTPMSEWIGGKRGDGLQGGALASVSALDLGAVAAKAALERGGIDPKAIDHVIMGNALQTSGDALYGARHVALKAGIPRTVPALTVNRLCGSGLQSVVSAAQQIQTGESTWVLAGGMENLSQAPHVIRGARGGFRLGQGQLEDSLMVALKDSYCGLFMAQTSDNLARKYGISRECQDQFALRSHTLANQANTNGRFAEEVVPVEVKQGKKSVMVEKDDHLFPSTTIEGLAKLPPAFGPESFVTAGNASGIVDGAAAVVVTSAENAKAAGKKPLGYVRAFASVGVDPDVMGFGPAPAIRKALERAGMKLDQLDLIEINEAFAGQYLAVEKDLELDREKVNVNGGAIGLGHPLGATGTRLIYTLLLELQKRKKQFGVASACIGGGQGIAVILERA; this is encoded by the coding sequence ATGTCCGCCAATGGCAAAGACATCGTCATCGTCTCGGGCGCTCGCACTCCCATGTCGGAGTGGATCGGAGGCAAGCGGGGCGACGGGCTGCAGGGCGGCGCGCTGGCTTCCGTCTCCGCACTCGACCTCGGCGCCGTGGCCGCCAAGGCCGCGCTCGAACGCGGTGGCATCGATCCCAAGGCGATCGATCACGTCATCATGGGGAACGCGCTCCAGACCTCGGGCGACGCGCTTTACGGGGCGCGCCACGTGGCGCTCAAGGCCGGCATTCCTCGCACCGTTCCCGCACTGACCGTCAACCGCTTGTGTGGCTCCGGTCTCCAGAGCGTGGTCAGCGCGGCGCAGCAGATCCAGACCGGTGAGTCGACCTGGGTGCTGGCCGGCGGCATGGAGAACCTGAGCCAGGCGCCGCACGTGATCCGCGGCGCGCGTGGCGGATTCCGGCTCGGACAGGGGCAGCTCGAGGACTCGCTGATGGTCGCGCTCAAGGACAGCTACTGCGGGCTGTTCATGGCGCAGACCTCGGACAATCTCGCGCGCAAGTACGGGATCTCGCGCGAATGCCAGGACCAGTTCGCGCTGCGGTCGCACACGCTCGCCAACCAGGCCAACACGAACGGCCGATTCGCCGAAGAGGTCGTTCCGGTCGAGGTGAAGCAGGGCAAGAAGTCGGTGATGGTCGAGAAGGACGACCACCTCTTCCCCAGCACGACGATCGAAGGGCTGGCGAAGCTTCCGCCCGCGTTCGGCCCCGAGTCGTTCGTCACCGCGGGCAACGCCTCCGGCATCGTCGACGGCGCCGCGGCCGTGGTGGTGACCAGCGCCGAGAACGCGAAGGCCGCCGGCAAGAAGCCGCTCGGTTACGTGCGCGCGTTCGCCTCGGTCGGCGTCGATCCCGATGTCATGGGCTTCGGTCCTGCCCCGGCGATCCGCAAGGCGCTCGAGCGCGCAGGCATGAAGCTCGACCAGCTCGACCTCATCGAGATCAACGAGGCCTTCGCCGGGCAGTACCTGGCGGTCGAGAAGGATCTCGAGCTCGACCGCGAGAAGGTCAACGTGAACGGCGGCGCCATCGGACTCGGCCATCCCCTCGGCGCCACGGGCACCCGCCTCATCTATACGCTGCTGCTCGAGCTGCAGAAGCGGAAGAAGCAGTTCGGCGTGGCTTCAGCCTGTATCGGCGGCGGCCAGGGCATCGCGGTGATCCTGGAGCGAGCGTAG
- a CDS encoding secondary thiamine-phosphate synthase enzyme YjbQ, producing the protein MKSRTEHLTMNVPSRRGFVNITPEVERVVEESGVKEGMVLVNAMHITASVFINDDESGLHHDYELWLEKLAPHAPPGQYRHNDTGEDNADAHMKRQVMGREVVVAVTQGKLDFGPWEQIFYGEFDGRRKKRVLVKVIGE; encoded by the coding sequence ATGAAATCCCGCACCGAGCACCTGACCATGAACGTGCCCAGCCGGCGTGGGTTCGTGAACATCACGCCGGAGGTGGAGCGTGTGGTCGAGGAGAGCGGCGTGAAGGAAGGCATGGTGCTCGTCAATGCCATGCACATCACCGCGAGCGTCTTCATCAACGACGATGAGTCGGGCCTCCACCACGACTACGAGCTGTGGCTCGAGAAGCTCGCGCCTCACGCACCGCCAGGCCAGTACCGGCACAACGACACCGGCGAGGACAACGCCGACGCGCACATGAAACGGCAGGTGATGGGCCGCGAGGTGGTGGTCGCCGTCACCCAAGGAAAGCTCGACTTCGGCCCGTGGGAGCAGATCTTCTACGGCGAGTTCGACGGACGGCGGAAGAAGCGTGTTCTGGTCAAGGTGATCGGCGAATGA
- a CDS encoding GNAT family N-acetyltransferase, whose amino-acid sequence MSKSSRQKIACRVRGVEPEDVRDVWKLLRGLAIYEKLTETLTGTPETLHKALFGSGPRAEALVAEREGRFVGYALFFPVFSSFRSRWRLWLEDLYVAEDARGTGAGVALMSELARIARQRGWASIDWEVLDWNRSSIHFYEQLGSARVAQDLLRYRLDGNALEALANQASDPTAT is encoded by the coding sequence ATGAGCAAGTCCTCGCGTCAGAAGATCGCGTGTCGCGTCCGCGGAGTCGAGCCGGAGGACGTTCGCGACGTCTGGAAGCTGCTTCGTGGACTGGCCATCTACGAGAAGCTCACCGAGACGCTGACCGGCACCCCAGAGACCCTGCACAAGGCGTTGTTCGGGAGCGGCCCCCGCGCCGAAGCGCTGGTGGCGGAGCGCGAGGGCCGCTTCGTCGGATACGCGCTCTTCTTCCCGGTCTTCAGCTCCTTCCGATCACGATGGCGGCTCTGGCTCGAGGACTTGTACGTGGCAGAGGATGCACGTGGGACTGGCGCCGGAGTCGCCTTGATGTCGGAGCTGGCCAGGATCGCTCGGCAGCGCGGATGGGCCTCGATCGACTGGGAGGTGCTGGACTGGAACCGATCGTCGATCCATTTCTACGAGCAGCTGGGATCGGCCCGAGTCGCGCAGGACCTCCTCCGCTACCGCCTGGACGGCAACGCTCTCGAGGCGTTGGCGAACCAGGCTTCGGACCCGACGGCTACCTGA
- the proC gene encoding pyrroline-5-carboxylate reductase, whose product MIREQRIAVIGAGKMGEALMRGLLEAGAMTAERIRVTTGSGERARQLAAELKVMAAASNRAAVEDADLVVLAVKPQQAAPVLDELRGVWRENHLLISVVASVSTPFIEKHLDRELPVVRAMPNTAALIKRAITGIARGRHANDSHLEIARQIFSAVGRVVVVDEKHLDAITGLSASGLAFIYVVIESLAEGGVKMGLRRDLATELAAQTVLGAGAMVLETGSHPALLKDNVTTPAGTTIDGLLELEEGGLRVTLIKSVVQATRRARELLEG is encoded by the coding sequence ATGATTCGCGAACAACGCATTGCGGTGATCGGCGCCGGCAAGATGGGCGAGGCCTTGATGCGTGGCCTTCTCGAGGCGGGCGCGATGACGGCTGAACGCATTCGGGTGACGACCGGATCCGGCGAGCGCGCACGCCAGCTCGCTGCCGAGCTGAAGGTCATGGCCGCGGCGTCCAATCGGGCGGCCGTGGAAGACGCGGATCTCGTCGTGCTGGCGGTGAAGCCACAGCAGGCGGCTCCGGTGCTGGACGAGCTGCGGGGCGTGTGGCGGGAGAATCACCTCCTGATCTCGGTGGTGGCTTCGGTGAGCACGCCATTCATCGAGAAGCACCTCGACCGCGAGCTGCCCGTGGTTCGCGCGATGCCCAATACGGCGGCATTGATCAAGCGCGCGATCACCGGTATCGCGCGAGGGCGTCATGCGAACGACTCGCATCTGGAGATCGCCAGGCAGATCTTCAGCGCCGTCGGCCGGGTCGTGGTGGTCGACGAGAAGCACCTGGACGCCATCACCGGCCTTTCGGCGAGCGGGCTCGCCTTCATCTACGTCGTCATCGAGTCGCTGGCCGAAGGTGGCGTCAAGATGGGGCTGCGCCGAGACCTCGCCACCGAGCTGGCCGCGCAGACCGTGCTCGGCGCGGGCGCGATGGTGCTCGAGACCGGCTCGCACCCCGCGCTGCTGAAGGACAACGTCACCACGCCCGCGGGAACCACGATCGACGGCTTGCTCGAGCTCGAGGAAGGAGGCTTGCGGGTGACCCTGATCAAGTCGGTCGTGCAGGCGACGCGGCGTGCGCGCGAGCTGCTCGAAGGCTGA
- a CDS encoding 3-hydroxybutyryl-CoA dehydrogenase, whose product MAIQKVGVVGCGLMGSGIAQVSAQAGFPTVVREVSKELLDKGLASITKFLQAGVEKGKVAPFELDKVKENLKGTTNLEDLKDCDLIVEAITENIGVKKETFSTLDAACKPEAIFASNTSSLSITEMTTFVKRPERMIGLHFFNPVPLMKLVEVVRTVRTDKAVLDSVNTWCKAIGKTAVNCGDSTGFVVNRLLVPYMLDAVRVFEQGLASRDDIDNAMKLGCGYPMGPLLLGDYVGLDTTYYITQIMFEEFKEPRFAAPPLLKRMVMAGLHGRKTGKGFYDWSTNPPS is encoded by the coding sequence ATGGCGATCCAGAAAGTCGGAGTGGTGGGCTGCGGCCTGATGGGCAGCGGCATCGCTCAGGTCAGCGCCCAGGCCGGATTCCCGACGGTGGTGCGCGAAGTTTCGAAGGAGCTGCTCGACAAGGGGCTCGCGTCGATCACCAAATTCCTGCAGGCCGGGGTCGAGAAGGGGAAAGTCGCGCCCTTCGAGCTCGACAAGGTGAAGGAGAATCTGAAGGGCACCACGAACCTCGAGGACCTGAAGGACTGCGATCTGATCGTCGAGGCGATCACCGAGAACATCGGTGTCAAGAAGGAGACCTTCTCCACGCTCGATGCCGCGTGCAAGCCGGAAGCGATCTTCGCGTCGAACACCTCGAGCCTTTCGATCACCGAGATGACCACGTTCGTGAAGCGGCCGGAGCGGATGATCGGACTCCACTTCTTCAACCCGGTCCCGCTCATGAAACTGGTGGAGGTGGTGCGCACGGTGCGCACCGACAAGGCCGTGCTCGACTCGGTCAACACCTGGTGCAAGGCCATCGGCAAGACCGCCGTCAATTGTGGCGACTCCACCGGCTTCGTGGTCAACCGCCTGCTCGTCCCCTACATGCTCGACGCAGTGCGCGTGTTCGAGCAGGGACTGGCCAGCCGCGACGACATCGACAACGCCATGAAGCTCGGCTGCGGCTATCCCATGGGCCCGCTGCTGCTGGGCGACTACGTGGGCCTCGACACCACGTACTACATCACGCAGATCATGTTCGAGGAGTTCAAGGAGCCGCGCTTCGCCGCGCCGCCGCTGCTCAAGCGCATGGTGATGGCGGGACTCCATGGAAGGAAGACCGGCAAGGGCTTCTACGACTGGAGCACGAACCCACCGTCATGA
- a CDS encoding 2,3-bisphosphoglycerate-independent phosphoglycerate mutase: MTPSVLDSLVLDNITKIVLLVLDGVGDLPHADQDWKTPLEAAKTPNLDGIASRAALGRILPVAPGITPGSGPGHLALFGYDPIETTVGRGVLEALGAGLGLKPGDVAARANFCTLDAQGVVTDRRAGRISTEVCERLVSELKNKAAEIEGVEVVLQAGKGHRFVAVFRGKGLGGEVSDADPHKEGKPIPSSQPVVKGAAAEKTARVVNAFVKRVAEVLKSEHPANAALVRGLSERPAFPGYRERFKLGAAAIAAYPMYRGVAQLAGMDVLTTGEAPGDAFATAGARWKDYDFFFVHVKGTDMAGEDGNFAAKVAAIEDVDRALPELLKLEPDVLCITGDHSTPVAMRGHSWHPVPTLVFGRWCGADRADRFHEKSARIGSLGTFHSKDLMAVLLANASRLDKYGA, from the coding sequence TTGACCCCCTCGGTCCTGGATAGCCTGGTTCTCGACAACATCACCAAGATCGTGCTGCTCGTCCTCGACGGCGTGGGCGATCTGCCGCATGCCGACCAGGATTGGAAGACGCCGCTCGAAGCCGCGAAGACGCCGAATCTCGACGGAATCGCGTCGCGTGCCGCGCTCGGCCGCATCCTGCCCGTCGCTCCCGGCATCACGCCGGGCAGTGGCCCAGGGCATCTGGCGCTCTTCGGCTATGACCCCATCGAGACCACGGTCGGTCGCGGTGTCCTCGAGGCGCTCGGCGCCGGGCTCGGGCTGAAGCCGGGCGACGTCGCTGCGCGCGCCAACTTCTGCACCCTCGACGCCCAGGGCGTGGTGACCGATCGGCGCGCGGGTCGCATCTCCACCGAGGTCTGCGAGCGTCTGGTCTCCGAGCTGAAGAACAAGGCCGCCGAGATCGAGGGCGTCGAGGTCGTGCTCCAGGCCGGCAAGGGGCATCGCTTCGTCGCGGTCTTCCGCGGGAAGGGCCTCGGCGGCGAGGTGAGCGACGCCGACCCGCACAAGGAAGGAAAGCCGATCCCTTCGTCGCAACCCGTGGTGAAAGGTGCGGCGGCCGAGAAGACGGCGCGCGTCGTCAACGCGTTCGTGAAGCGCGTGGCCGAGGTGCTGAAGAGCGAACATCCTGCCAATGCGGCCCTCGTTCGCGGCCTCAGCGAGCGTCCGGCCTTCCCCGGCTATCGCGAGCGATTCAAGCTGGGAGCGGCGGCGATCGCCGCCTATCCGATGTATCGCGGCGTCGCGCAGCTCGCCGGCATGGACGTGCTGACCACCGGCGAGGCCCCGGGCGACGCGTTCGCCACCGCGGGCGCGCGCTGGAAGGACTACGACTTCTTCTTCGTCCACGTGAAAGGCACCGATATGGCGGGAGAAGACGGCAACTTCGCCGCCAAGGTGGCCGCCATCGAAGATGTCGACCGGGCGCTCCCGGAGCTGCTGAAGCTCGAGCCCGACGTGCTGTGCATCACGGGCGATCACTCGACGCCGGTGGCGATGCGTGGGCATTCGTGGCATCCCGTGCCAACGTTGGTGTTCGGGCGCTGGTGCGGGGCCGACCGCGCGGATCGCTTCCATGAGAAGTCCGCGCGAATCGGCAGTCTCGGCACGTTCCACAGCAAAGACCTCATGGCCGTCCTGCTCGCGAACGCGTCGCGGCTGGACAAGTACGGAGCCTAA
- a CDS encoding right-handed parallel beta-helix repeat-containing protein, with protein sequence MSPRRLPRSFVAAAFLSLALAISGFAEARVLVLRTDGRGDVSTFQAGVDELLGEPSEWERDTLQVHPGTYDEDVSLEATRRFDAAILCIGGPDQTEVRSLRGFSTPIDGLGHLSIRGLRVRHHVGLGVDLPKPFSIPALVIEDCRFLGDVDIPRAYGGGSSGFIGCEFLGRLALGAAGYHVSRCRFTGKTARLALFTDFFLNVEQCVFSGADTAVVTVTNQTDNVYFEQCRFNDVATGIAVTLDPNAFGPSNYWGVLVRNCVFEDITGSAILVTAVGPPQDLVRRITMDVSGSRFENCGRAIDGRQSAPLALRMAADTILASHDAGIEASIAGGSLEGVVIRQGGADGARLTLKDGLDFKVEDCHFVGNGGDGLGLIDGRGGSAFEVGLRRNSSLANGGAGIRLGPGSASDPTAILITHNLVAGNEGGGLLIQKAYDGRTESNNAWLNQGDAFAGLKGEETNLELDPQLCDPSGSDVSVASLSPCGPQGPYGQIGARGVGCNRMGVAVDALPRSHRWINTQSKAGVGIAILGQRLFDSRRVDAASVLANGMAASPRPNGAHATHVEDVNRDGQPDLLLSFESRTLPALSNELRLEGRTIDGAAFEGGDQVKFAPGKGTRPSPALDPGSLALVVPSPQRAGEVEVSAIVAEGDAAKLEMFDVTGRRILSRTLLPEGSAQRVRLQGADDLRSGVYLVRMSQRGASVTRRVVLTN encoded by the coding sequence ATGAGTCCCCGCCGGCTCCCTCGGTCATTCGTGGCCGCGGCGTTCCTTTCGCTCGCACTCGCCATCTCTGGCTTCGCCGAGGCGCGAGTTCTCGTCCTGCGCACCGATGGAAGGGGTGACGTCTCGACCTTCCAGGCGGGAGTGGACGAGCTCCTCGGCGAGCCCTCGGAGTGGGAGCGCGACACGCTCCAGGTCCATCCCGGCACCTACGATGAGGACGTGTCGCTGGAGGCTACGCGACGATTCGATGCCGCGATCCTGTGCATCGGGGGTCCTGATCAGACCGAAGTGCGGAGCCTTCGCGGCTTTTCGACTCCGATCGACGGGTTAGGCCACCTCTCGATCCGTGGCCTGCGAGTGCGCCATCACGTGGGACTGGGGGTCGACCTGCCAAAGCCATTCTCGATCCCCGCGTTGGTCATCGAGGATTGCCGATTCCTGGGCGATGTGGACATCCCGAGAGCCTATGGCGGTGGCAGCAGCGGATTCATCGGGTGCGAGTTTCTCGGCCGCCTTGCGCTGGGCGCGGCCGGATATCACGTGAGCCGTTGTCGCTTCACCGGCAAGACCGCCCGTCTCGCCCTGTTTACCGACTTCTTCCTCAATGTCGAGCAATGCGTCTTCAGCGGAGCCGACACCGCCGTCGTCACCGTGACGAACCAGACCGACAACGTGTACTTCGAGCAGTGCCGATTCAACGACGTGGCGACGGGAATCGCGGTGACGCTGGATCCCAATGCCTTCGGCCCGTCGAACTACTGGGGTGTCCTGGTCAGGAACTGCGTGTTCGAAGACATCACAGGATCCGCGATTCTCGTGACCGCAGTGGGGCCGCCGCAGGACCTGGTGAGGCGAATCACCATGGATGTTTCGGGCAGCCGCTTCGAGAACTGCGGGAGGGCGATCGACGGCAGGCAATCCGCGCCGCTCGCTCTTCGCATGGCCGCCGATACCATTCTGGCTTCACACGACGCGGGAATCGAAGCCAGCATCGCAGGGGGCTCACTCGAAGGCGTCGTGATTCGGCAGGGTGGAGCGGATGGCGCTCGGCTGACCTTGAAGGACGGGCTCGACTTCAAGGTCGAGGATTGCCACTTCGTCGGCAACGGCGGTGACGGCCTCGGCCTCATCGACGGGCGCGGAGGCTCCGCCTTCGAGGTGGGGCTTCGCCGGAACTCGAGCCTGGCCAACGGCGGCGCGGGGATTCGTCTCGGACCTGGGTCCGCCTCGGATCCCACCGCAATTCTCATCACCCACAATCTCGTCGCGGGCAATGAAGGCGGCGGCCTCCTGATCCAGAAGGCCTATGACGGGCGCACCGAGAGCAACAATGCCTGGCTCAACCAGGGAGACGCGTTCGCAGGGCTGAAAGGCGAGGAAACGAACCTGGAGCTCGATCCTCAGCTGTGTGATCCCTCAGGAAGTGACGTCAGCGTGGCCTCCTTGTCGCCGTGCGGGCCGCAGGGACCCTACGGCCAGATTGGCGCACGGGGTGTTGGATGCAACCGAATGGGTGTGGCGGTGGACGCCTTGCCGAGGTCCCATCGGTGGATCAACACGCAATCGAAGGCCGGAGTGGGGATCGCGATCCTGGGCCAGCGTTTGTTCGATTCACGTCGCGTGGATGCCGCAAGCGTGCTGGCGAATGGAATGGCGGCCTCTCCGCGCCCGAACGGCGCCCACGCCACGCACGTGGAGGACGTCAACCGGGATGGACAGCCCGATCTCCTGCTGTCTTTCGAATCCAGGACCCTGCCCGCTCTGAGCAATGAGCTGAGGCTCGAAGGGCGGACCATCGATGGAGCGGCCTTCGAAGGAGGAGATCAGGTGAAGTTCGCACCCGGAAAAGGAACGCGCCCTTCTCCCGCTCTCGATCCCGGTTCGTTGGCGCTCGTGGTGCCTTCGCCCCAACGCGCCGGCGAGGTCGAAGTGAGCGCGATCGTGGCCGAAGGCGACGCCGCGAAGCTCGAGATGTTCGACGTCACGGGGCGGCGCATTCTGTCTCGAACGCTTTTGCCAGAGGGCTCCGCCCAAAGGGTTCGTCTCCAGGGTGCGGATGACTTGCGAAGCGGCGTCTATCTGGTTCGCATGAGCCAGCGGGGAGCTTCGGTGACGCGAAGAGTGGTCCTCACCAACTGA
- a CDS encoding aminoglycoside phosphotransferase family protein, translating to MSTIDASHSVPASVITWIERSFEPRARVASIVPMSRTATIQHSVDVVLADGAGRRLVLRRYPEARRLIEDPWYDPANEALALELLAGTAVPAPTLHAVDLSGEVPALLESWIPGATGWKPDLDRYLSCAAEALVSVHAVPPNTRLKTYAPYEHPRRLTAPAASTRPKLWERVASLLLESPRPAHRSTFIHRDYHPWNTLWDGQRITGIIDWLTAATGPAGIDLAHMRLNLAAHLGRGPADRFAAAYIAAGGDPSARHPYWDLLDATDLAPDMSDSNGSDVGDLARLEDFVETVLSEMVS from the coding sequence GTGAGCACGATCGACGCGTCTCACTCCGTTCCGGCATCGGTGATCACCTGGATCGAGCGGTCCTTCGAGCCTCGCGCCCGAGTCGCGAGCATCGTCCCGATGTCGCGGACGGCAACGATCCAGCACTCGGTAGACGTCGTGCTCGCGGACGGCGCCGGCCGCCGTCTCGTGCTGCGCCGGTATCCCGAAGCGAGGCGTCTGATCGAAGACCCATGGTACGACCCGGCCAACGAGGCGCTGGCGCTCGAGCTGCTGGCCGGCACCGCAGTCCCGGCGCCGACCCTGCACGCGGTGGATCTATCGGGCGAAGTCCCCGCGCTTCTCGAGTCATGGATCCCTGGAGCCACCGGCTGGAAACCTGATCTCGATCGCTACCTTTCCTGTGCTGCGGAAGCACTGGTGTCGGTCCACGCCGTGCCGCCAAACACGAGGCTCAAGACCTACGCGCCGTACGAACATCCCAGGCGCCTGACCGCACCTGCGGCGTCCACGCGACCCAAGCTGTGGGAGCGCGTGGCTTCGCTGCTCCTCGAGTCGCCACGACCGGCTCACCGCTCGACCTTCATCCACCGCGATTATCACCCCTGGAATACCTTGTGGGACGGCCAGCGCATCACGGGCATCATCGATTGGCTGACCGCGGCCACCGGACCCGCGGGCATCGATCTGGCGCACATGCGCCTCAACCTGGCCGCTCATCTGGGCCGTGGGCCCGCGGATCGTTTCGCGGCGGCGTATATCGCTGCGGGTGGCGATCCCTCGGCTCGTCACCCGTATTGGGACCTGCTCGACGCGACGGATCTGGCGCCGGACATGTCGGACTCGAACGGGTCTGACGTTGGCGACCTGGCGCGGCTCGAGGACTTCGTCGAGACCGTTCTGAGCGAGATGGTCAGCTAG
- a CDS encoding CotH kinase family protein: MPYRLMGHLIGFASAAMVVLLAGCSPFKSEVPIVTIDTRGRAIFDRPKVPAEMVIHYDPGDSTQTLKSRPDYRGPVGIELLGHSSLRFKKKSYALEIRDARGQRAKASLLGLPGESEWVLHGPYSDKSLMRNYLAYAVAGRLHLASPRTRFVELFLRQQAWGLTYQGVYVLVEASGRSPERLGIAPLGAGDTTGPAMSGGYIVQVDRVAPGDDFFTLPGDPLSTHRDTIIFVVPHRPAPAQKAWLASYFDSMETALPPAHSLSDRGGYSRFIDVDSFADYLLLQELLKNIDGYRFSCSMHKDRGGPLRMGPVWDFDLSTGNASYDDGCDTDGWLIRFFTSKRTRKATPRWWRPLLRDSAFVARLNHRWTELRTGPLATDSVLAIIDRGAHTLRGAHKRNFERWPTLGQRVWPNCPIPGSDPPAYHRTWEDEVRYLRAWIENRLRWMDAHLPSIGNEGQ; this comes from the coding sequence GTGCCCTATCGCCTGATGGGACACCTGATTGGGTTTGCCAGCGCCGCGATGGTCGTTCTCCTGGCGGGCTGCTCTCCGTTCAAGTCCGAAGTGCCGATCGTCACCATCGACACCCGGGGGCGGGCCATCTTCGACCGACCCAAGGTCCCGGCCGAGATGGTGATCCATTACGACCCGGGCGACTCTACACAGACGCTGAAGTCACGCCCCGACTATCGCGGCCCGGTCGGCATCGAGCTTCTGGGCCATAGCTCGCTGCGATTCAAGAAGAAGTCGTATGCCCTCGAGATTCGGGACGCTCGAGGTCAGCGAGCCAAAGCCTCTCTACTCGGGTTACCCGGTGAGAGCGAGTGGGTGCTCCATGGGCCGTATTCCGACAAGTCGCTCATGCGGAACTATCTCGCCTACGCCGTGGCGGGCCGGCTCCATCTCGCGAGCCCCCGAACGCGTTTCGTCGAGCTCTTCCTTCGGCAGCAAGCGTGGGGGCTCACCTATCAGGGCGTCTATGTTCTGGTCGAGGCTTCGGGTCGAAGCCCCGAGAGGCTCGGCATCGCTCCGCTCGGGGCGGGAGACACGACCGGCCCGGCCATGAGCGGCGGCTACATCGTCCAGGTCGATCGTGTTGCGCCTGGCGACGACTTCTTCACACTGCCGGGTGATCCACTCAGCACGCATCGGGACACCATCATCTTCGTCGTCCCGCATCGCCCCGCGCCCGCGCAGAAGGCCTGGCTGGCGAGCTACTTCGACTCGATGGAAACGGCTCTGCCTCCCGCCCATTCGTTGAGCGATCGCGGGGGATACTCGCGGTTCATCGACGTCGACTCGTTCGCCGACTATCTGCTCCTGCAGGAGCTGCTCAAGAACATCGACGGGTACCGCTTCAGCTGCTCGATGCACAAGGACCGCGGGGGACCGCTACGCATGGGCCCCGTGTGGGACTTCGATCTATCGACCGGGAATGCTTCGTACGACGACGGCTGTGACACCGACGGATGGCTGATTCGATTCTTCACGAGCAAGCGCACCAGGAAGGCGACTCCGCGGTGGTGGCGCCCTTTGCTTCGCGACTCGGCTTTCGTCGCGAGGCTCAACCATCGGTGGACCGAGCTTCGCACCGGGCCGCTCGCGACCGACAGCGTGCTCGCGATCATCGACCGAGGAGCGCACACCCTGAGAGGCGCGCACAAACGCAACTTCGAGCGCTGGCCGACGCTGGGTCAGCGGGTCTGGCCCAACTGCCCCATCCCTGGAAGCGATCCTCCCGCCTACCACAGGACATGGGAGGACGAGGTGCGCTACCTCCGTGCCTGGATCGAGAATCGTCTCCGGTGGATGGATGCTCATCTGCCGAGCATCGGAAATGAAGGGCAGTGA